GTAGGAGCGGGTGCGACACATCCCGACCACTTCGTCCGGGGTGAGCGTGGTGTGGTGCTCGAACACGCCCGGCTCCACCGCGTCGAAGGCCGGGCCGAAGTCGGTCACCGACCCGGTCAGGTCGGTGGTGTTGTCGCCCATGTGGGCGATCCGGCCCAGCTCGGCCACCCAGTCGACGCGTTCGTCCCGGACGTTCCAGATCGGGCTGAACGTCCCGCCCGGCCGGAGCACCCGGGCGACCTCGGTGTGCGCGCGCTCCTTGTCGAACCAGTGGTAGGCCTGGCCGACCAGCACGGCGTCGGCGCTGCCGTCCGGTAGCGGCATCGACTCGGCGCTGCCGGCCAGGGCCGTGACGTCGGGGGTGGCGGAGTCCAGTTGGGCCCGCATTCCGGGGTCGGGTTCCACCGGCAGCACCCGGTGGCCGACTGCCCGTACGACCCTGGTCAGGATGCCGGTGCCGGCACCGAGGTCGACGACCTGGGCGGCGTCGCTCAGCCCGTCAAGCGCCCAGCGGATGGCCTCTTCCGGATAGCTGGGACGGAAACGGTCATAGTCGCTCGCCGCGGCACCAAAGGAGAGGGCGTGAGTGTGATCGACCATGAGGCGCAGGTTATCCCGTAACGACCCCCGGGGCGCTTGAGTACGCTCGGGCCTGACCCCCCGTATCTCCGTGACGAGGAAGCGTGCCGTGAGCGAGCAGAACGCCGTGCCAGTGGACCCCGCCGACGACCTTCCCGAGCAGATGAAGGTCCGCCGGGAGAAGCGGGACCGGATGATCGCCGACGGCGCCGAGGCCTACCCCGTCGGATTCCCCCGCACCGCCACCCTGTCGGAGGTCCGGGGGCGCTACGCCGACCTGCCCACCGACACCGCCACCGGCGACCAGGTCTCGGTCACCGGCCGGGTGATCTTCGTACGCAACACGGGCAAGCTCTGCTTCGCGACGCTGCGCGACGGCGACGGCACCGAGTTGCAGGCGATGCTGTCGCTGGACCGGGTCGGGCCGGAGCGGCTGGAGGCCTGGAAGCGGCTGGTCGACCTCGGCGACCACGTCGGCGTCGCCGGCGAGGTGATCACCAGCCGCCGCGGCGAGCTGTCGGTGCTGGCCGATCGCTGGGACATGACCGCCAAGGCGCTGCGGCCGTTGCCGGTGGCGCACAAGCCACTCTCCGAGGAGGCGCGGGTCCGGCAGCGCTACGTCGACCTGATCGTCCGGCCACAGGCCCGGCAGATGGTCCGTACCCGGGCCGCGGCGGTGCGCAGCCTTCGCGATTCGTTGCATGGGCAGGGCTTCATCGAGGTGGAAACTCCGATGTTGCAACTGCTGCACGGCGGCGCTGCGGCCCGACCGTTCGTGACCCACAGCAATGCGTTGAACACCGATCTGTATCTGCGAATCGCTCCGGAACTGTTTCTCAAGCGCGCGGTGGTCGGCGGTGTCGACCGTGTCTTCGAGATCAACCGCAACTTCCGTAATGAGGGTATCGACTCTTCGCACTCACCGGAGTTCGCGATGCTGGAGACCTACGAGGCGTACGGCGACTACGACACGATGGCCGAGTTGACCCGCAATCTCGTGCAGCAGGCGGCGATCGCGGTGAGCGGCTCGACCGTGGTGACCCACGCCGACGGGCGGGAGTTCGACCTTGGTGGTGAGTGGCGGTCGGTGACCCTGTTCGGAGTGCTTTCCGAGGCGCTTGGCGAGGAGGTCACGGTCCGCACCGAACGGTCCCGCCTGGTGGAGTACGCGGACAAGGTGGGATTGGCCGTGGACCCGAAGTGGGGCCCGGGCAAGCTGGCCGAGGAACTGTTCGAGGAGCTTGTCGTCCCCGGCCTGGAGGCACCCACCTTCGTCCGCGACTACCCGGAGGAGACCAGCCCGCTCACCCGTGCGCACCGCAGCGAGCCGGGGCTGGCCGAGAAGTGGGACCTCTACGTGCTCGGGTTCGAGCTGGGCACCGCGTACTCGGAACTGGTCGACCCGGTGGTGCAGCGGGAGCGGCTGGTGGCCCAGGCGCAGCTCGCCGCCCGTGGTGACGACGAGGCGATGCGTCTCGACGAGGACTTTCTCCGGGCCATGGAGTACGGAATGCCGCCGGCCGGCGGTATGGGAATGGGAATCGACCGGCTGTTGATGGCCCTGACCGGGCTCGGAATTCGGGAAACGATCCTCTTCCCGTTGGTCCGCCCGGAGTAGTCCGGCGCGGCTCGCGCCGTGTCGATACCGCATCCTATTGACGGGGCGCGCGGCGCGCGGGTTATTGTGCTCTCGTTAGCAGGAGCACCCTGCTCGAAAGGAATGTGGGACGTGGCCAAGCAGATCATTCACAAGCTGGTCGATGACCTGGACGGCGGGGACGCGGACGAGACTGTCAAGTTCGCCCTCGACGGCGTTCAGTACGAGATCGACCTGTCGAGTTCCAACGCCGCGAAATTGCGCGACGTATTCGCTCCCTACGTGGGTGCCGGCACCAAGGTGGGCCGGGGTGGCGTGGTGATCGGTGGACGCGCCGCCCGCGGCCGGGGCGGCGCGACCGCCGACCGGGAGCAGAACAAGGCGATCCGGGAGTGGGCCAAGAAGGCCGGCAAGGACATCTCGGACCGGGGGCGCATCCCGCAGGAGATCGTCGACGAGTACCACGCGAAGCGCTGATCCTCAGCAGTCTGGTGGCCAACGGCCGCCGCAGGGCGACACCGACGCCGGGCCGGAGCACTCTCCGGGCCGGCGTCGCCGTATTCCCGGCAGGCGCGCAGCCCGACGCCGGAGGCCGAGCCCAGAGCCGGGAAGCATTCCCGCGCGACCGACGTTGTCCACAACCGGTGGAGCAGCTGTCCACAGCCTGTGGACAACCCTCCCCAGGGTCGGGCGCGGCGTTCGTCGCCGG
Above is a window of Micromonospora coriariae DNA encoding:
- the lysS gene encoding lysine--tRNA ligase; amino-acid sequence: MSEQNAVPVDPADDLPEQMKVRREKRDRMIADGAEAYPVGFPRTATLSEVRGRYADLPTDTATGDQVSVTGRVIFVRNTGKLCFATLRDGDGTELQAMLSLDRVGPERLEAWKRLVDLGDHVGVAGEVITSRRGELSVLADRWDMTAKALRPLPVAHKPLSEEARVRQRYVDLIVRPQARQMVRTRAAAVRSLRDSLHGQGFIEVETPMLQLLHGGAAARPFVTHSNALNTDLYLRIAPELFLKRAVVGGVDRVFEINRNFRNEGIDSSHSPEFAMLETYEAYGDYDTMAELTRNLVQQAAIAVSGSTVVTHADGREFDLGGEWRSVTLFGVLSEALGEEVTVRTERSRLVEYADKVGLAVDPKWGPGKLAEELFEELVVPGLEAPTFVRDYPEETSPLTRAHRSEPGLAEKWDLYVLGFELGTAYSELVDPVVQRERLVAQAQLAARGDDEAMRLDEDFLRAMEYGMPPAGGMGMGIDRLLMALTGLGIRETILFPLVRPE
- a CDS encoding histone-like nucleoid-structuring protein Lsr2, translating into MAKQIIHKLVDDLDGGDADETVKFALDGVQYEIDLSSSNAAKLRDVFAPYVGAGTKVGRGGVVIGGRAARGRGGATADREQNKAIREWAKKAGKDISDRGRIPQEIVDEYHAKR
- a CDS encoding class I SAM-dependent methyltransferase, whose amino-acid sequence is MVDHTHALSFGAAASDYDRFRPSYPEEAIRWALDGLSDAAQVVDLGAGTGILTRVVRAVGHRVLPVEPDPGMRAQLDSATPDVTALAGSAESMPLPDGSADAVLVGQAYHWFDKERAHTEVARVLRPGGTFSPIWNVRDERVDWVAELGRIAHMGDNTTDLTGSVTDFGPAFDAVEPGVFEHHTTLTPDEVVGMCRTRSYYLTADRQQQASVDRELRELLAGHPDLAGRESVELPYRTLVFRARRR